In a genomic window of Streptomyces katrae:
- a CDS encoding winged helix-turn-helix domain-containing protein produces MANTRSIASAASAATSAPLPFPPFPAAGPRHRLRAVDRDEVARVVDLLPPGATWLPAPQHAVPTLPGQPPMVGYLVLVPADQQPIAFAPHSVPVSVPVQGPGAGAVAPVQPAPQPSTTTGDALVRIDAAQRTAEVDGELLDLTYLEFELLAHLVAHPHRVHSRDQLVTTVWGYGHVGDGRTVDVHIARLRRKLGAAHRGAIQTVRRVGYKYTP; encoded by the coding sequence ATGGCTAACACCCGCTCCATCGCTTCTGCCGCCTCCGCTGCGACCTCCGCTCCCCTGCCCTTCCCGCCGTTCCCCGCGGCCGGTCCGCGCCATCGCCTGCGGGCCGTGGACCGGGACGAGGTGGCCCGGGTGGTGGACCTGCTCCCGCCGGGCGCCACCTGGCTTCCCGCACCCCAGCACGCCGTGCCCACGCTGCCGGGCCAGCCGCCGATGGTCGGCTACCTGGTCCTGGTACCGGCCGACCAGCAGCCGATCGCCTTCGCCCCGCACTCCGTCCCGGTCTCGGTACCGGTGCAGGGACCGGGGGCCGGTGCCGTGGCGCCCGTCCAGCCTGCGCCGCAGCCCTCGACCACGACCGGAGACGCGCTGGTGCGGATCGACGCCGCGCAGCGCACGGCCGAGGTGGACGGCGAGCTGCTCGACCTCACCTACCTGGAGTTCGAGCTGCTCGCCCACCTGGTGGCCCACCCGCACCGGGTGCACAGCCGGGACCAGCTGGTGACCACGGTCTGGGGCTACGGCCACGTCGGCGACGGCCGGACGGTCGACGTCCACATCGCCCGCCTGCGGCGCAAGCTGGGCGCGGCGCACCGGGGCGCGATCCAGACCGTCCGCCGCGTGGGGTACAAGTACACGCCGTGA
- a CDS encoding metal-dependent hydrolase: protein MSNTPLAPAPVESEHIDLRARNVSFSWEDTPLHWLPGEPFAGHTINVLHLLLPAGERWFVHVYKQVLPHVTDERLRADVVGFIGQEAMHAAAHDDVLPHLKRLGLDPTPYTAQVDWLFEKLLGDRTLPPGRARKWWLMERVAMIAAIEHYTAFLGDWVLNARELDRRGADPMMLDLLRWHGAEEVEHRSVAFDLFMHVDGNYRRRARTWATAFAALVFLWQRGARFFMENDPLRPGAKASLGQFVRAGRKGVLPSTGAMLRSIPTYLSRTYHPSQEGSTAQAVAYLASSPGANGGVRP, encoded by the coding sequence ATGTCTAATACGCCGCTCGCGCCCGCCCCCGTGGAGTCGGAACACATAGACCTCCGGGCACGGAACGTCTCCTTCTCCTGGGAGGACACGCCGCTGCACTGGCTGCCCGGCGAGCCCTTCGCCGGGCACACCATCAACGTGCTGCACCTGCTGCTGCCCGCCGGTGAGCGGTGGTTCGTGCACGTCTACAAGCAGGTGCTCCCCCACGTCACGGACGAGCGGCTGCGGGCGGACGTCGTCGGGTTCATCGGGCAGGAGGCCATGCACGCCGCCGCGCACGACGACGTGCTCCCCCACCTCAAGCGCCTCGGTCTGGACCCCACCCCCTACACCGCGCAGGTCGACTGGCTCTTCGAGAAGCTGCTCGGCGACCGCACCCTGCCGCCCGGACGGGCCCGGAAGTGGTGGCTGATGGAGCGGGTCGCGATGATCGCCGCCATCGAGCACTACACGGCCTTCCTCGGCGACTGGGTGCTCAACGCGAGGGAACTCGACCGGCGCGGGGCCGACCCGATGATGCTGGACCTGCTGCGCTGGCACGGCGCCGAGGAGGTCGAGCACCGCTCCGTCGCCTTCGACCTGTTCATGCACGTCGACGGCAACTACCGCCGCCGGGCCCGGACCTGGGCCACCGCCTTCGCCGCCCTGGTGTTCCTGTGGCAGCGCGGCGCCCGCTTCTTCATGGAGAACGACCCCCTGCGGCCCGGCGCCAAGGCCTCCCTCGGCCAGTTCGTCCGGGCCGGGCGCAAGGGGGTCCTGCCCTCGACGGGGGCGATGCTGAGGTCGATCCCGACGTACCTCTCACGGACGTACCACCCCTCGCAGGAAGGTTCCACCGCCCAGGCCGTGGCCTACCTGGCCTCCTCCCCCGGCGCGAACGGCGGGGTGCGGCCGTGA
- a CDS encoding TetR/AcrR family transcriptional regulator, which produces MTTGVRRRMGVEERRQQLIGVALELFSHRSPDDVSIDEIAAAAGISRPLVYHYFPGKLSLYEAALRRAADELAERFVEPQEGPLGARLLRVMGRYFAFVDDHGPGFSALLRGGPAAGSSRANAMIDEVRQAAYEQILAHIGVEEPPARLELVVRSWVSLAESTALLWLDGRRIPRAELELQLVHDFAALAAVSAAYDAEMAGILVRILAGEPADGPFGELVGRLAALVPGPREDAREM; this is translated from the coding sequence ATGACGACCGGGGTGCGGCGCAGGATGGGTGTCGAGGAGCGGCGGCAGCAGCTGATCGGGGTTGCCCTGGAGCTGTTCAGCCACCGCTCCCCCGACGACGTGTCGATCGACGAGATCGCGGCGGCGGCCGGGATATCCCGGCCGCTCGTCTACCACTACTTCCCGGGCAAGCTGAGCCTGTACGAGGCCGCGCTGCGGCGGGCCGCCGACGAGCTGGCCGAGCGGTTCGTCGAGCCGCAGGAGGGTCCGCTCGGGGCCCGCCTGCTGCGGGTGATGGGCCGGTACTTCGCGTTCGTCGACGACCACGGCCCCGGTTTCTCGGCGTTGTTGCGCGGCGGCCCGGCGGCGGGCAGCAGCCGGGCCAACGCGATGATCGACGAGGTGCGGCAGGCCGCGTACGAGCAGATCCTCGCGCACATCGGGGTGGAGGAGCCGCCCGCCCGCCTGGAGCTGGTGGTGCGGTCGTGGGTGTCGCTGGCCGAGTCGACGGCGCTGCTGTGGCTGGACGGGCGGCGGATCCCGCGGGCCGAGCTGGAGCTCCAGCTGGTGCACGACTTCGCCGCGCTGGCCGCGGTGAGCGCGGCGTACGACGCGGAGATGGCGGGGATCCTCGTACGCATCCTGGCGGGCGAGCCGGCCGACGGGCCCTTCGGGGAACTGGTCGGGCGGCTGGCGGCGCTGGTGCCGGGGCCGCGCGAGGACGCACGGGAGATGTGA
- a CDS encoding MarR family winged helix-turn-helix transcriptional regulator: MDDNHLELVHLLRKVTVEFGLRQAEFAAANGMHPTDVRALICLLDAARAAEPATAGLLGARLGLNSAGTTAVIDRLERLGHVTRTRDSGDRRRVLLSVTPQAARLGQDTFGPAIETLAETSAAFTPTEREAVRHFLTTAYAAFGGA; the protein is encoded by the coding sequence GTGGACGACAACCACCTGGAACTGGTGCACCTGCTGCGGAAGGTGACGGTCGAATTCGGCCTGCGGCAGGCGGAGTTCGCCGCCGCCAACGGCATGCACCCGACGGACGTACGGGCCCTGATCTGCCTGCTGGACGCCGCCCGCGCCGCCGAACCGGCCACGGCGGGGCTCCTGGGCGCCCGCCTGGGCCTCAACTCGGCAGGCACGACGGCGGTGATCGACCGCCTGGAACGGCTGGGCCACGTGACCCGCACCCGCGACTCCGGCGACCGCCGCCGCGTCCTGCTGTCCGTCACCCCGCAGGCGGCCCGCCTGGGCCAGGACACCTTCGGCCCGGCGATCGAAACCCTGGCCGAGACCTCGGCCGCGTTCACCCCGACGGAACGCGAGGCGGTACGCCACTTCCTGACGACGGCTTACGCGGCGTTCGGTGGAGCCTGA
- a CDS encoding PDR/VanB family oxidoreductase: MRRALAVTAVAGAAVLTRRALRKRIGRSPLWPLPALETPVSGHSPRRWLRALIVSRSEPAEGVLRLVLESGELPAWTPGAHVDVRLPSGLVRQYSLCGDPADAGRYTIAVRLVEDGRGGSREAHARLVEGAGLDVRAPRNRFELLPAPSYAFVAGGIGITPVLPMLRAATEAGADWTLLYGGRSRASMPFLPELAAYGERVTVAAQDEAGLPDLAPLAGIRPGTLVYCCGPEPLMQAVRAAAPDPSAVHLERFGAAATGPGRPFTVELARTGATVEVGAGESALSAVRRVLPDTPYSCEQGFCGTCRHRVLAGAVDHRDELLTDGERADSMLLCVSRAAEDRLTLDL; this comes from the coding sequence GTGAGGCGGGCCCTGGCCGTCACGGCGGTGGCGGGGGCCGCCGTACTGACCCGGCGGGCGCTGCGCAAGCGCATCGGCCGCTCCCCCCTGTGGCCGCTGCCCGCGCTGGAGACCCCCGTGTCGGGCCACTCCCCGCGGCGCTGGCTGCGCGCCCTGATCGTCTCGCGCAGCGAACCCGCCGAGGGGGTGCTGCGGCTCGTGCTGGAGTCCGGTGAACTGCCGGCCTGGACCCCGGGCGCGCACGTGGACGTACGGCTGCCGTCGGGGCTGGTGCGCCAGTACTCGCTGTGCGGGGACCCGGCCGACGCCGGCCGCTACACCATCGCGGTCCGGCTGGTCGAGGACGGGCGCGGGGGCTCGCGCGAGGCGCACGCCCGGCTGGTGGAGGGCGCCGGGCTGGACGTGCGGGCGCCGCGCAACCGGTTCGAGCTGCTGCCCGCGCCCTCGTACGCCTTCGTCGCGGGGGGCATCGGGATCACCCCGGTCCTGCCCATGCTCCGCGCGGCGACGGAGGCGGGTGCGGACTGGACCCTGCTGTACGGGGGGCGTTCGCGGGCGTCGATGCCGTTCCTGCCCGAACTCGCCGCGTACGGGGAGCGGGTGACGGTCGCCGCGCAGGACGAGGCGGGCCTGCCGGACCTGGCCCCGCTGGCCGGGATCCGGCCGGGCACGCTGGTGTACTGCTGCGGCCCGGAACCGCTGATGCAGGCGGTCCGGGCGGCGGCGCCCGACCCGTCGGCGGTGCACCTGGAGCGGTTCGGCGCGGCGGCGACCGGCCCGGGCCGGCCCTTCACCGTCGAACTCGCCCGCACGGGCGCCACGGTGGAGGTCGGGGCCGGCGAGTCGGCGCTCAGCGCGGTGCGCCGGGTCCTGCCCGACACCCCGTACTCCTGTGAACAGGGCTTCTGCGGCACCTGCCGGCACCGGGTCCTGGCGGGAGCGGTCGACCACCGCGACGAGCTCCTGACGGACGGGGAGCGGGCGGACTCGATGCTGCTGTGCGTCTCCCGCGCCGCCGAGGACCGGCTGACGCTGGACCTCTGA
- a CDS encoding GNAT family N-acetyltransferase, which yields MIIDDGIVFRAAGEKDAGILVKLYDQAARWMRKQGIDQWKPGEKDAAHFRGKMRDGEVWLAADADGQVVGAYELWWSDEEAWGVQPPVAGYVHRLMVDRETAAPGTGLRILEHAEHRIARTGRERARLDCVSTNPRLLAYYQGAGYRVVGEFPSKQGKDGRVYGVILLERRLDV from the coding sequence GTGATCATTGACGACGGGATCGTGTTCCGGGCGGCCGGGGAGAAGGACGCCGGAATCCTGGTGAAGCTGTACGACCAGGCCGCCCGGTGGATGCGCAAGCAGGGCATCGACCAGTGGAAGCCGGGCGAGAAGGACGCCGCTCACTTCCGCGGGAAGATGCGCGACGGGGAGGTGTGGCTCGCGGCGGACGCCGACGGGCAGGTCGTCGGGGCGTACGAGCTGTGGTGGTCCGACGAGGAGGCATGGGGGGTCCAGCCGCCGGTCGCGGGCTATGTGCACCGGCTGATGGTGGACCGTGAGACGGCCGCGCCGGGAACCGGCCTGCGCATCCTGGAGCACGCCGAGCACCGGATCGCGCGGACCGGGCGGGAGCGGGCGCGGCTGGACTGCGTGTCGACCAACCCGCGGCTGCTGGCGTACTACCAGGGCGCCGGCTACCGGGTCGTGGGCGAGTTCCCGTCGAAGCAGGGCAAGGACGGCCGGGTGTACGGGGTGATCCTCCTGGAGCGGCGCCTCGACGTATGA
- a CDS encoding tyrosine-protein phosphatase gives MTATTSTTVANLRDLGGTPLAGGRTVRSGLVLRSAALDRLDLDADPAMAALGLRTVIDLRSDAERADRPDRIPQGARLLVRDVLADKISEARMPAAAQLKDLLADPVVAEEHLGDGKARALFGSVYRSFVTTASAHAAYHTLLTEAADPQAGPLLFHCTAGKDRTGWGATVLLSVLGADDETLMAEYLSVNPAVKAAFAPMIEGFTAAGGDPDIALALIGVFPSYLEAGLDELYLRFGSMEKYVREGLKVPDETVAALRARLVV, from the coding sequence ATGACCGCCACGACCTCCACCACCGTCGCCAACCTCCGCGACCTCGGTGGTACCCCGCTCGCCGGCGGCCGCACCGTCCGCTCGGGCCTCGTCCTGCGCTCGGCGGCCCTCGACCGGCTCGACCTCGACGCCGACCCGGCGATGGCCGCGCTGGGCCTGCGCACGGTCATCGACCTGCGCAGCGACGCCGAGCGGGCCGACCGCCCGGACCGGATACCGCAGGGTGCCCGGCTGCTCGTGCGCGACGTCCTGGCGGACAAGATCAGCGAGGCGCGGATGCCCGCCGCCGCGCAGCTCAAGGACCTGCTGGCGGACCCGGTGGTGGCCGAGGAGCACCTGGGCGACGGCAAGGCGCGGGCCCTGTTCGGCTCGGTTTACCGGTCCTTCGTCACCACCGCCTCCGCGCACGCCGCGTACCACACGCTGCTGACCGAGGCCGCCGACCCGCAGGCGGGTCCGCTGCTGTTCCACTGCACGGCCGGCAAGGACCGTACGGGCTGGGGCGCGACGGTGCTGCTGTCGGTGCTCGGGGCGGACGACGAGACCCTGATGGCCGAGTACCTGTCGGTGAATCCGGCGGTGAAGGCGGCGTTCGCCCCGATGATCGAGGGCTTCACCGCCGCCGGCGGGGACCCGGACATCGCGCTGGCGCTGATCGGGGTGTTCCCCTCGTACCTGGAGGCGGGCCTGGACGAGCTCTACCTGCGCTTCGGGTCGATGGAGAAGTACGTGCGCGAGGGCCTGAAGGTGCCGGACGAGACGGTCGCGGCGCTGCGCGCGCGACTCGTCGTGTGA
- a CDS encoding alpha/beta fold hydrolase — protein MGKVVRASFRAAYDEALGRWPVPVEAVEVPTPYGVTRVNSCGPVGAPPLVLLPGGGATSTVWGACVAAGIARERRVHAVDLMGEPGLSVPEPGRRLRTPEDLAVWLDAVLDGLVPEGRVTLAGHSYGAWIAAHYADRRAGWYAPRRRLDRLVLLDPTQVFTGLGPRYVLRSLPMLVRPTPERIRSFLAWEAGGAVLDPAWLRLQDETAAFPAARPVTGPRPDLTGLAPFALDVLFAERARCHDSLQALAAATRALPGARVRLLRGVSHHALPLTAAGEVARLLAP, from the coding sequence GTGGGGAAAGTGGTCCGGGCGTCCTTCCGAGCCGCCTACGACGAGGCCCTCGGCCGCTGGCCCGTCCCCGTCGAGGCCGTCGAGGTCCCCACGCCCTACGGGGTGACCCGCGTCAACAGCTGCGGTCCCGTCGGCGCGCCCCCGCTGGTGCTGCTCCCGGGCGGCGGGGCCACCTCCACCGTGTGGGGTGCCTGTGTCGCCGCCGGGATCGCCCGGGAGCGGCGGGTCCACGCCGTGGACCTGATGGGGGAGCCGGGGCTGAGCGTCCCGGAGCCCGGGCGGAGGCTGCGGACGCCCGAGGACCTGGCCGTATGGCTGGACGCGGTCCTGGACGGGCTCGTGCCCGAGGGGCGGGTCACCCTCGCCGGACACTCCTACGGGGCCTGGATCGCCGCCCACTACGCCGACCGCCGCGCGGGCTGGTACGCCCCGCGCCGGCGGCTCGACCGCCTCGTGCTGCTCGACCCCACCCAGGTCTTCACCGGGCTGGGCCCCCGCTACGTACTGCGGTCCCTGCCCATGCTGGTGCGGCCCACCCCGGAGCGGATCCGCTCCTTCCTCGCCTGGGAGGCCGGCGGGGCCGTGCTCGACCCGGCCTGGCTGCGGCTCCAGGACGAGACGGCCGCCTTCCCCGCCGCCCGGCCCGTCACCGGCCCCCGGCCGGACCTGACGGGGCTCGCCCCCTTCGCCCTCGACGTCCTCTTCGCCGAGCGTGCCCGCTGCCACGACTCACTCCAGGCGCTGGCCGCCGCCACGCGTGCGCTGCCGGGGGCGCGGGTCCGGCTGCTGCGCGGGGTCTCGCACCACGCGCTGCCGCTGACGGCGGCCGGCGAGGTCGCCCGCCTCCTCGCCCCCTGA
- a CDS encoding rhomboid-like protein, producing MNPLPWSWSALPLGPLGALYTGGVQLGAHALERLAPAERERMLRDCSTNVDNLDRGRWETLLSSALVVEEPMPLPYALLLVAVLGYAEYAYGAWWTAAVFLFGHASATLLVYGVLRRTADRDTRRAVDVGTSYGFNAVLGALTSALPRGAVRTTARAGLLALAVRPVLRRERTFTDAGHLVALGLGLGVSFAVDYLSGSNHRKIAHI from the coding sequence GTGAATCCACTGCCATGGTCATGGTCCGCGCTCCCCCTGGGGCCGCTGGGCGCGCTCTACACCGGCGGGGTCCAGCTCGGGGCCCACGCGCTGGAGCGGCTGGCTCCGGCGGAGCGGGAGCGGATGCTGCGCGACTGCTCGACCAACGTCGACAACCTCGACCGCGGCCGCTGGGAGACCTTGCTGAGCAGCGCGCTCGTCGTCGAGGAGCCGATGCCGCTGCCGTACGCGCTGCTGCTGGTCGCGGTGCTGGGCTACGCGGAGTACGCGTACGGGGCCTGGTGGACGGCCGCGGTCTTCCTCTTCGGGCACGCCTCGGCGACGCTCCTCGTCTACGGGGTGCTGCGCCGTACGGCCGACCGCGACACCCGCCGGGCCGTGGACGTCGGCACGAGCTACGGGTTCAACGCCGTGCTCGGCGCGCTGACCTCGGCGCTGCCGCGCGGGGCGGTGCGCACGACGGCCCGGGCCGGGCTGCTGGCCCTCGCGGTGCGGCCGGTGCTGCGGCGGGAGCGGACCTTCACCGACGCCGGGCACCTCGTGGCGCTGGGCCTCGGCCTCGGGGTCTCGTTCGCCGTCGATTATCTTTCCGGGTCGAACCATCGGAAAATCGCTCATATATGA
- the glnII gene encoding glutamine synthetase — MSYKAEYIWIDGTEPTAKLRSKTKILADGAGLPVWGFDGSSTNQAEGHASDRVLQPVFSCPDPIRGGKNILVLCEVLNIDMTPHESNTRALLRPVAEKFAAQEPVFGIEQEYTFFDGARPLGFPVGGFPAAQGGYYCGVGADEIFGREIVEKHLDHCLAAGLEISGINAEVMPGQWEFQVGPVGPLEVSDQLWIARWLLYRTAEEFNVSATLNPKPVKGDWNGAGAHTNFSTKAMREDYRAIISACEALGEGSKPLDHVKNYGAGIDERLTGLHETAPWNEFSYGVSDRGASVRIPWQVEKEGKGYIEDRRPNANVDPYVVTRLIVDTCCTGLERDGLV; from the coding sequence GTGAGCTACAAGGCTGAGTACATCTGGATCGACGGCACCGAGCCGACGGCGAAGCTCCGCTCCAAGACGAAGATCCTCGCGGACGGCGCCGGGCTGCCCGTCTGGGGCTTCGACGGCTCCAGCACGAACCAGGCGGAGGGGCACGCCTCCGACCGCGTGCTCCAGCCCGTGTTCTCCTGCCCGGACCCGATCCGCGGCGGCAAGAACATCCTCGTGCTGTGCGAGGTACTGAACATCGACATGACCCCGCACGAGTCGAACACCCGCGCGCTGCTGCGTCCGGTCGCCGAGAAGTTCGCCGCGCAGGAGCCGGTCTTCGGCATCGAGCAGGAGTACACCTTCTTCGACGGCGCCCGCCCGCTCGGCTTCCCGGTCGGCGGCTTCCCGGCGGCGCAGGGCGGCTACTACTGCGGTGTCGGCGCGGACGAGATCTTCGGCCGCGAGATCGTCGAGAAGCACCTGGACCACTGCCTCGCCGCCGGTCTGGAGATCTCCGGCATCAACGCGGAGGTCATGCCCGGGCAGTGGGAGTTCCAGGTCGGTCCGGTGGGCCCGCTGGAGGTCTCGGACCAGCTCTGGATCGCGCGCTGGCTGCTGTACCGCACGGCCGAGGAGTTCAACGTGTCGGCGACGCTGAACCCGAAGCCGGTGAAGGGCGACTGGAACGGCGCGGGCGCGCACACCAACTTCTCCACGAAGGCGATGCGCGAGGACTACCGCGCGATCATCTCGGCGTGCGAGGCGCTGGGCGAGGGCAGCAAGCCGCTGGACCACGTCAAGAACTACGGCGCGGGCATCGACGAGCGCCTGACGGGGCTGCACGAGACCGCTCCCTGGAACGAGTTCAGCTACGGCGTCTCGGACCGCGGCGCGTCGGTCCGCATCCCGTGGCAGGTGGAGAAGGAGGGCAAGGGGTACATCGAGGACCGCCGTCCCAACGCGAACGTGGACCCGTACGTGGTGACCCGGCTGATCGTGGACACCTGCTGCACCGGTCTGGAGCGGGACGGACTGGTCTGA
- a CDS encoding Gfo/Idh/MocA family protein — MSYDFNSSGEGSERAPGRPRPRVGLLGTGPWARRTHAPALAAHTGSDFAGVWGRRPEAAAELAGAYGVKVYEDPDALFADCDVVAFALPPDVQAPLAVRAAAAGCHLLLDKPVATTVADARAVADAAAAHGVASVVFLTLRFAEPTAGWVLEQAKRSGWFTASAHWLGAVYPPDGEPSAYAESPWRKAKGGLWDVGPHALSVLIPVLGDVTAVTAARGPSDLVQLALRHASGAASTAVLSLSSPRAAAGVGLELRGAEGVFALPDWSDVPGAYGRALDAVLTAARTGVPDPCGAEFGARLTEILAQAEAELGPAV, encoded by the coding sequence ATTTCGTACGATTTCAACTCTTCCGGCGAGGGCTCCGAGCGGGCCCCCGGCCGCCCCCGCCCCCGCGTCGGCCTGCTCGGCACCGGCCCCTGGGCCCGCCGCACCCACGCCCCCGCCCTCGCCGCCCACACCGGCTCCGACTTCGCCGGCGTCTGGGGCCGCCGCCCCGAAGCGGCGGCCGAGCTGGCGGGCGCGTACGGAGTGAAGGTGTACGAAGACCCCGACGCGCTGTTCGCCGACTGCGACGTGGTGGCCTTCGCCCTGCCGCCGGACGTCCAGGCCCCGCTCGCGGTGCGCGCGGCCGCCGCCGGCTGCCACCTGCTGCTCGACAAGCCCGTCGCCACGACGGTCGCGGACGCCCGCGCCGTCGCCGACGCCGCCGCCGCGCACGGCGTCGCCTCCGTCGTCTTCCTGACCCTCCGCTTCGCCGAGCCCACCGCCGGGTGGGTCCTCGAACAGGCCAAGCGCAGCGGCTGGTTCACCGCCTCCGCCCACTGGCTCGGCGCCGTCTACCCGCCCGACGGCGAGCCCAGCGCGTACGCCGAGTCACCCTGGCGCAAGGCCAAGGGCGGCCTGTGGGACGTCGGCCCGCACGCCCTGTCCGTCCTGATCCCGGTCCTGGGCGACGTCACCGCCGTCACCGCCGCCCGCGGCCCGTCCGACCTGGTCCAGCTCGCCCTGCGGCACGCCTCGGGGGCCGCCAGCACGGCCGTCCTCAGCCTGAGCTCGCCGCGCGCGGCGGCCGGAGTGGGGCTGGAGCTGCGCGGGGCCGAGGGGGTGTTCGCGCTGCCCGACTGGAGCGACGTCCCCGGCGCGTACGGGCGCGCCCTCGACGCCGTCCTCACCGCCGCGCGCACGGGCGTCCCGGACCCGTGCGGGGCGGAGTTCGGCGCCCGGCTCACGGAGATCCTGGCGCAGGCCGAGGCGGAGCTGGGGCCGGCCGTCTGA
- a CDS encoding PepSY-associated TM helix domain-containing protein has protein sequence MHFYAGLLIAPVLFLAAATGLLYAGSWQAERILYSHELTVDRVGEAAVPLSTQVKAAKAAEPQGKVVGVWPAPEADATTRVIMEAPGLAEGETRTVFVDPYTAEVRGQLTTSGDALPLRAWLSEFHASLQLGEFGRNYSELAASWLWIVALGGLALWIGRRRSRKALLVVPDRKATGRRKTLSWHGSIGLWAAVGLVGLSATGLTWSKYAGENIGQLQDRLGGATLALSATLDPGAGASDGGGEHAGHIMPDGTEMTMPMPATDIGVDKAVAAARAAGVTESLRVTLPAKGKGYVVKEADKTLPVHLDSVAVDPADGRIMDELRFADYPLLAQLTRFGIDLHMGLTFGIANQLALAALAVAVMFLIVWGYRMWWMRRPTKDRALSVGRAQPRGAWRRLPVTVLLPFAAVTVVVGWFVPLLGLSLLAFLVVDGALGFATRRRAPKAA, from the coding sequence GTGCACTTCTACGCCGGGCTGCTCATAGCCCCCGTCCTCTTCCTCGCCGCCGCCACCGGCCTGCTCTACGCCGGGTCCTGGCAGGCCGAGCGGATCCTCTACTCCCACGAGCTGACCGTCGACCGGGTCGGCGAGGCCGCCGTCCCGCTCAGTACCCAGGTGAAGGCCGCCAAGGCCGCCGAGCCCCAGGGCAAGGTCGTCGGCGTGTGGCCCGCGCCCGAGGCCGACGCCACCACCCGCGTGATCATGGAGGCCCCGGGCCTGGCGGAGGGCGAGACCCGCACCGTCTTCGTCGACCCCTACACCGCCGAGGTCCGCGGGCAGCTCACCACCAGCGGTGACGCGCTGCCCCTGCGGGCCTGGCTCAGCGAGTTCCACGCCAGCCTCCAGCTCGGGGAGTTCGGCCGGAACTACAGCGAACTCGCGGCCAGCTGGCTCTGGATCGTCGCCCTCGGCGGTCTCGCCCTGTGGATCGGCCGGCGCCGCAGCCGCAAGGCCCTGCTCGTCGTACCCGACCGGAAGGCCACCGGCCGCCGCAAGACCCTCTCCTGGCACGGCAGTATCGGCCTCTGGGCCGCCGTGGGCCTCGTCGGCCTCTCCGCGACCGGTCTGACCTGGTCGAAGTACGCCGGGGAGAACATCGGGCAGCTCCAGGACCGGCTCGGCGGGGCCACCCTCGCCCTCTCCGCCACCCTTGACCCGGGCGCCGGCGCCTCTGACGGCGGCGGCGAGCACGCCGGGCACATCATGCCCGACGGCACCGAGATGACCATGCCGATGCCCGCCACCGACATCGGCGTCGACAAGGCCGTCGCCGCCGCCCGCGCCGCCGGGGTCACCGAGAGCCTGCGCGTCACCCTGCCCGCCAAGGGCAAGGGCTACGTGGTCAAGGAGGCCGACAAGACCCTGCCCGTGCACCTGGACTCGGTCGCCGTCGACCCCGCCGACGGCCGGATCATGGACGAGCTCCGCTTCGCGGACTACCCGCTGCTCGCGCAGCTGACCCGGTTCGGGATCGACCTGCACATGGGTCTGACCTTCGGGATCGCCAACCAGCTCGCGCTCGCCGCGCTCGCCGTCGCGGTGATGTTCCTGATCGTCTGGGGCTACCGGATGTGGTGGATGCGCCGGCCCACCAAGGACCGCGCGCTCTCCGTCGGCCGCGCCCAGCCGCGCGGGGCCTGGCGCAGGCTCCCGGTGACGGTGCTGCTGCCGTTCGCCGCCGTGACCGTGGTGGTGGGCTGGTTCGTTCCGCTGCTGGGCCTCAGCCTGCTGGCGTTCCTCGTGGTGGACGGGGCCCTCGGCTTCGCCACCCGCAGGCGGGCGCCGAAGGCCGCGTAA